Part of the bacterium genome is shown below.
CCTACCAGTACGTGGGCGGCTGCTCCGCGCCATGTATCGGTTGCGCTAACCAATGCCTGCGATCTTACGTGCTCTCACTGTTACGCACCCAAAAATCCCGCGATGCTCGCCTTTGATAGACTGACAAGCTGGCTTGCCGACCTCGACGCCAATGGGTGCATTGGTGTGGGTTTCGGCGGCGGGGAGCCAACTCTTTACCCACAGTTGACCGAACTCTGCTCCTTCGCTGCGAGGAAGACTAATCTTGCTGTAGCTATGACAACTCACGCACACCGATTAAGCGATCAACTCCTGAATGAACTTACGGGCAACCTGCATTTCGTCAGGGTAAGTATGGACGGAGTTGGCCCCACATATGAGTCCATTCGATGCCGCCCTTTTGATGCATTGCTTGAACGTATCGCCGCACTCGAGCGTGTAGCGCGTTTCGGGATCAATTTCATAGTTAACTCGAAAACCGTCGCAGACCTTGATGCCGCGGTTAATCTGGCCGCAGACCTTGGGGCGTCAGAGTTTTTGTTACTTCCTGAGGAGCCTGTAGGACGAGGTGTCGGCATAGACAACGAGACGACCATTATCTTGCGGAAATGGGTAAACGGATATCACGGCAGTGTTCCTCTCGCAGTGAGTGAGGGAGGCGCGGAGGGGCTTCCTACGTGCAATCCGCTCAATGCTGAAGCGGGTCTCGCTGCCTTCGCGCACATCGATGCATCTGGCATCATTAAGCGAACATCCTACGATACAAGCGGAATCCTGATACGAGAGAATGGAGTGATGGCAGCACTCGATAAATTGAAAAGAATCAAGCAGGAGGCGATCCAATGAAAATGTGGCATGGCTATGGGTCTGAGCATTCGATGAATCTCGTCATGATCGGGCATTTCAAGAGTGCCGAAGATGCTGAGAAAACACAAAAGTTAATCAAACAACTATCAGAGGGACTTAGAGATAAGATTGACATTGGAACATCCCGCGATCGATTCGGTAACGATGTCCTGGAGCTTTTAAGAGAAATAAATTGCTACAACCTTAGTCCTTCTGAGCTTGAGCACTTTCTTTATGATATCAGTACCAAAGTGGAAGGTGACAAGATCATTCTTACAACTGATGAATCGGAAGTCTCTGCCTTTTTCAAGTTGATGCTAGAAAAAGGTGCGAAAGTCGAAATATACTCGGCCCATGATTATCCAGAAGCTGAGTATGGACGGGGCAAATAAGTATGCCATCACTATATTGGACAGCTTTTGATTCTCTCCCTGGAAGCAGGAGTCAAAACTTTGAGAATCTTTGCCGAGGCCTCATGCAGTTGCATTATGGACGCTTCGGCCAGTTCAAAGCACTTTCAAATCAGCCTGGCGTTGAGTTTCATATCAAACTGACCGAACCCTGCCCGCTTGGAGATCCTCCCCGGTGGTTTGGGTGGCAGTGCAAATATCACAGACGAACGCAAAGCGGCGATCTTACAGCCGCCAGTCGTCACGACATCGAATCATCGCTCCGGACTACAGAAAAGATTCTGCTTGGAATTACAGATTGGATTCTCTGGACACCCTACACGTTAAGCAAGAAGGATCAGGATTGGTTTTATGCTCTGCCGACCCCAATGAGACTTACGCTCTGGGCTGAGGAAGAGCTCGACACCTACCTATGTGGTGACGGATTGCTTTTAAGAAACACTTACTTTGAAGAGCTGATTGTAACTCCATGTAATCTAGAGGAGCAACATCGAGTAGCAGTCCAGCCAATCCGAGAACGCTGGTTTGAACCAGTGCACCAATCGGTTGATGCCGAGCGCACGATTCGCCGAATGCTCGGAGAGCCAGGCTCCTGGGATAAACTGGTAGCTATAGGAGAACGTTTGACGAAAGCGGTAGAAGTGATATCGCGCAGTCTAGGCGACACAGCGCCTGAATTAGAAAAGGCAATCATGCCATTTGTTGCAGCATGCTCCGCTTTTGCTGACACGCTTCTCCGCTTCCACGAGATACTCGCTCACGGAGACCTTGACGTTATCCAACAGAAGCTTGGCGAACGAAAAACCCTAATCGGCGCAGATGTTCGTTCCACGCCACGGCGTCTACGTACGTCGAATCTACCAATCGCACTGGATGCAACTAATGCTCTAGATGATATGAGAATTGCGCAAGAGCTGTTGAATGAAGCCGAAGATTTGCTTGG
Proteins encoded:
- a CDS encoding radical SAM protein gives rise to the protein PTSTWAAAPRHVSVALTNACDLTCSHCYAPKNPAMLAFDRLTSWLADLDANGCIGVGFGGGEPTLYPQLTELCSFAARKTNLAVAMTTHAHRLSDQLLNELTGNLHFVRVSMDGVGPTYESIRCRPFDALLERIAALERVARFGINFIVNSKTVADLDAAVNLAADLGASEFLLLPEEPVGRGVGIDNETTIILRKWVNGYHGSVPLAVSEGGAEGLPTCNPLNAEAGLAAFAHIDASGIIKRTSYDTSGILIRENGVMAALDKLKRIKQEAIQ